From the Eulemur rufifrons isolate Redbay chromosome 26, OSU_ERuf_1, whole genome shotgun sequence genome, the window GGCATGAATGAGCTGTTTCCTTAGGGCAAGATTAGCCTTACATAAGACTGCAGCTTTTTTTGGATCCCTACCGAATGCTACAAGTGTTCAATGAGGATTCTACTTTCTGGCTATTCCAATCTTGAAAGTCTCCTAGTCCTGTGTGAGTCTTAGGAAATACTAATTTACAATTCTCCTATTATTCTTTGTTTGGCCTCATGTGTTTTAACCCTGTGCATGCAGGACTTAATAGCAGCAGCATACTCAAAGGAACATTTATGCAAATGTCAGGAGCTCTTTTACCACCTAACTTCCTCCACACAAGTGATCTGTCCAGCAAAGTTCATGGCCTCAGCTTCTCCTAattcctgtctctccctcctcaATTCAGCAAGATTGCTGGGCTCTTCTTGGGTTTTCCCTCCCTGTAGAATGGTCTGGAAAATGCTTCCAGGTAGAAAATCAGATTAATTGTGAGGCTCACCTCGcttgtttcccttctctcagggaTCGTATCGTAGTCCTGTGCTGCGTGTCTTGCAATTATCtgaaaaaagttatttcaaatattttgtctagtttttaaattatttacaatagGAGTGAAAGTTTAATTACAGTTGCTCCCTTGTGGATGGAAGTAgaaatttctctttgaattttaataattatctGTGCCACAGGCATAGGGCTGTGCATAAAGGAGGAATACCCCAAATATATGACATGATTTAATAATCACGGTGGGAACATaatttgttaaatgttcttatacATAGTTTATTCTTTGTCAAATAAAAGTGCCAGCAAAACCACTGAAATCAATCATCATATTATATAGTGCTGAAATAGCCTTACAGATTCTAATCATTtcataaatttgatattttatatttttataatgatattgTGAAGTCTAAATCTAAAATTCAAGTAGACTACatttaaggtaaaatttaaattaaaaatttataatacagAGTTGTTGTTTGGTGCTACAAGCTCAAAGAAGGGAGAGATGATATGATGAAGATAGTTCCTCTACTTGAAAAGCAAGTAGAgtgatagggaaaaaaaaaaacccatcatagtttagttgttttatttttttataggtCAAGAGATAATTTTAAACTAGCCCATAATGGCTTTGTTATTCtttagtattaaaataatatttcaaatctATGCACAAATAATGGTGCTGTTCACTTTGATATGTTTTTTTAAGGTCAAATTCTTTCATACTTGTCCAAATAGTGTTGGAAGACCTGACAAAAATAATGCCAAGCAAACATAAATAAGGTCTATATTAAGGAATTATacaagtattttttatatttattagtatGCCACAAAATAATCAGCCATATTGTCTATGCCCATAAGACTGAtaaattctattatatatttaaaattataattagtctcaaaaaaggtaaatatgtacTTTTCTGAATAAAGTCTTGACAATTTCCACAAGGCACTGCTCTTATCTTTGGTTTCCACAACTGCTTTCaacaagtttaatttttttctaatttctgggTACCCTAATTTTTGGACCTCTATTTATAATTTCTCAACGATTTAGTTAACTTTATATGGAACTCACCGTTGAGCTATCACAGCCAAAAACTGAGTAAcagctaagaaaacaaaaaaccaaccaaccaaagaCTGTGTAGCAAACCCTTAAAGCAAGTAGACCATTTAATGAGGAATCCTTCAAGAAACAGCAAACTCTTGCTATGGAAAAATAATGTAGGTACTTTCCTTAACTCAGGAACATTGTCCACAACAAATTCTATATGCAATTGTTTGGCGGTTCTAGGAAATGCAGGCGCAACTGTCCACTGATCAGAGTATTTTGttctgtattttgttcttttgtaaaaGTAATTACGCAAGTTGGGTCGCATCTACTGCCAGTGCATGGCACGCGGAAAAACAATGATAAAAGGCAGTCGGGCAGTCTAAATGTAATCTGTGCTTTATTCTTTAAAGCCGGTAGCACATTTTCTTCGGAAATGTGTCTTCCAAATTTCAAACTTTATGACTAATGACTGTGATCTCATGAGAcacagaagaaacaggaaaactgCGCTGCATTTAAACAGAAATTTGAAGACCGACATGAAATTTGAATTGAGAAAGGTATTAGCACTTAACAaaagaaattgcttttaaaatatacgTTTTAGCAAAACTGTGTATATGCAAAAACCATACCCATGAAATTCGAGGTTCCCATCTGGGCTGGGACGGAGAGACTCGGTGTCTGGCTTCGCAGCCAGCAGACCCTTCCAGAAACTTAGGAACAGTCCTCGGCTTCCAGCTGCCGCCGGGTCCTTCCAAATACCGGCTAGACAGTATCACTGTCACAATTATTAGCACCACTGTCATTCCTGCTGACCGGGAACTCTGTGATAACATGCTTTGCTGTTGGTTTGTGAGCCTTTCTCCGCAGGGGGGCGCACCGGGAGGGCAGCGCCCGGGCCAGAGGGTCGGCCCTGGGTGTCACTTTGGGGACACGAGCCGGGGCGTGACCCCAACCCCCTAAGTGTTTTGTCGCTTAAACaacggtgggggaggggagactgtGACAGCATCTACCTCGTTGGGTTTTCCAGGAAGGTTAAATTCCTAAATATAAATGAAGTGCTTAGGGCAGCACCTGACGAACGGCACCAGGAGCGTTTGCTGGGAAGTGTTATTATTTACGCTGCTGCTGTTATGACTGAAGATCTGACGGAGAACGACCAGAGCTCTACCGGGTCTATCACGGAGACTAACGAAGATGTCACTGAGAGGAGGGGACGAGGAGCGTCTCCGCGGGGGGCCGCGAACCCGGAGCGGCGACGATGCCCGCGGAGGATCTACGCTCGCGCCCGGGCCTGGCGCGGGGCAGGCGCGCGGCGCTCGATTCCTCGCCCTGCCTCGCCGCGCCTGCTGCGCATGCGCCGCCCGCGCCGTGCCCGCTCTGCCCCGGGCGGCCGCGGCGACCCGGCGGGCTGGGGATGGGGAGCCAAGGCCccgcggaggcggcggcggcggcggcggcggcgcagtGAGGAGCAGCCGGGGACGGCGGCGGCGGCTCGCCGGTGAGTGTCGGGAAGCGCCGCCATGGCGTTGCGCAAGAAGGGCGGCCGGAACCCGCCGCTCCTGAGCCAGGAGTTCATCCTGCAGAATCACGCGGACATCGTGTCCTGCGTGGGCATGTTCCTCGTGCTGGGGCTGATGTTCGAGGGCACGGCGGAGGCGTCCATCGTCTTCCTCACGCTGCAGCACGGCGTCGCGGTCCCCGCCGCGGAGGAGCCCGGCGGGGGCGGCTCCAGGGCGCTGTACCGCTACGGCGCCAAGGACCTGGCCACGATCTTCTTCTACACGCTGGTGGCCATCATCCTGCACGCCACCATCCAGGAGTACGTGCTGGACAGGATCAACCGCAGGATGCAGCTCGCCAGGGCCAAGCAGAGCAAGTTCAACGCGTCGGGCCAGTTCGGCGTCTTCTACCTGGTGTCGTGCGTGTGGGGCGCGGCCGTGCTGGTGTCCGAGGACGGCCTGGCCGAGCCCGCGCTGCTGTGGCGGGCGCGGCCGCCCAGCATGATGACCTTCCAGATGAAGTTCTTCTACATCGCGCAGCTGGCCTACTGGTTCCACGCGTTCCCCGAGCTCTACTTCCAGAAGACCCGGAAGCAGGACGTGCCCGACCAGCTGGTGTACATCGGCCTGCACCTGTTCCACATCACGGGCGCCTACCTGCTCTACCTGAACCACCTGGGCCTGCTGCTGCTCGTGCTGCACTACTTCGTGGAGCTGCTGTCCCACGTGTGCGGCCTCTTTTACTTCGGCGACGACAGCTACCAGAGGGGGCTCTCGCTGTGGGCCGTCGTGTCCATCCTGGGCAGGCTCGCGACTTTGAGCGTGTCCGTCCTCACCGTCGGGTTCCACCTCGTTGGGTCGCACAGCCGGAATCTGGACGCCGTGACGGGAAACGTGAACGTGCTGGCGGCCAAAATCGCCGTGCTGTCCTCCAGCTGCACCATCCAGGCCTACATCACCTGGAACCTGATCACGCTCTGGCTGCAGAGGTGGACGGAGGATTCCGACCTTCTGGCCTTTTTGATGGGGAAGAAACGGTCCGTGGCTAAAGGCAAGCCTTCTAAGAAAGGCCCAGAAAATGGAGTGGAAACTTCGCACAGAGTAGACCCCGCcccaaagaggaaagagaaatccTCATAGTGACTTACACGCTCGTTGATTTCATGTCTCCAAAGGAATCTGCTCTTCACCATAAGATTTCTTTCTGCACTAGAGattttttctgttcttgaaaATCATTCGTGCTCTTTGATTTTTGCTattgtttaatgtatttttttaaaagacatttgagGGGAGGGTGATGATTAtgatcagggggaaaaaaaaacattttggttaagaCTAAGCTACTTGTCTAAATAGTGTCAAAGTAGTTTAGGGATCACCACCatattttgtttggattttttaactttgaatattttcccAACGATTTACCACAGATAACTATGAGATTTCCTCTATCAGTGATACAATTTCTTGCTCCCACCAATCAAGGTCATGTTTTTAATGTTCTCTTTCAGGGTAAAATGGAAATACTACAATGGTGGAAGTCAAATCGGTATTCTAATtgttagaatgtttttttttaagagtttacgTTTGAGAAAAAGATTTGTAAAACCAACAAAATGATCATgtgctttattttatatgtagTGATTGTTAGTGCTACATTCTCATTGTTCAAAAACATAGTACTAATGGGAAACATAGAATTTATTGCCATGTACatcaaatcaaaatatttttaatttatataaaagtattaCTGAAGAGGTAAAAATCATCCCGGTCCATTCTAAACACTTGTAAATGggaattcataaaattaaatattactttgaaAAGTAAATCAGACTTAAAGTCTTTTTTATAGATGTTTATTAACAGTGATTCATAGAGGCTTTATAAGATCAGTAGCCACAGCGTATcagaaaaatattgtttaatctGTAAGCCATTTTGAAGATAATGcttaatttatatgtataaaaggAATATTAGCTAATTacatttgggaaatatttaatGCACTAACattaaataatctgaaaattagGTAAATAACCATATAaaggcttttgaaaaataattttataattgtttttctcctatctttaattgggaaaaattatctgtataaaacattttggaaattatatacatatatatgtatataatttgtaTCTTATAGAAGCTGGCAGAAATAGGCAGTAGTGTGTATCTATATTTATCTCCTCTCctcattttgatttctttctataatgtgaacatttatatttttttcaaggagaacattttaaaaatatgctaggGGAAGACATTCCTATTGCTCTATATTTTCTACTGTGTCTCTCATCTCTCTGTTTTTGATAGCCCTCTCTTGAGTTTGGtgtaagtaatttaatttttccaaaaatggaGATCcctggaaaattaaatttaatatactTGTATCACAGACCACAGATAGGAGCAACTCTTGGCAAAACATTCTTTGCTATTCTGTCTGCTTTCAGAGGTAAGTATCAAAGCAATATTACTTCTTTTTTGGCCGTAGAATCCATCATCCTAcctattttttcccctcagttaCCTAATACTGTAGTGCCGGTAGCACATGTTATGAggtccaaaataaaataattcagctTCTTACATGAAAGAGTGTTTCTTGCttcctttacttttaaagaaTTCAACCCTGTTATCTGTAACCCCACTCCTGGTAACAAATGTCATTTATAtacttcattttcaaa encodes:
- the TRAM1L1 gene encoding translocating chain-associated membrane protein 1-like 1, producing the protein MALRKKGGRNPPLLSQEFILQNHADIVSCVGMFLVLGLMFEGTAEASIVFLTLQHGVAVPAAEEPGGGGSRALYRYGAKDLATIFFYTLVAIILHATIQEYVLDRINRRMQLARAKQSKFNASGQFGVFYLVSCVWGAAVLVSEDGLAEPALLWRARPPSMMTFQMKFFYIAQLAYWFHAFPELYFQKTRKQDVPDQLVYIGLHLFHITGAYLLYLNHLGLLLLVLHYFVELLSHVCGLFYFGDDSYQRGLSLWAVVSILGRLATLSVSVLTVGFHLVGSHSRNLDAVTGNVNVLAAKIAVLSSSCTIQAYITWNLITLWLQRWTEDSDLLAFLMGKKRSVAKGKPSKKGPENGVETSHRVDPAPKRKEKSS